The following coding sequences lie in one Stenotrophomonas rhizophila genomic window:
- a CDS encoding TetR/AcrR family transcriptional regulator, with product MAGRPREFDKDHALKQAMLLFWARGYEGTSMSALVEALGIASARIYAAFGSKEQLFREAVALYEASDGGFADRALREQAVRPAIERMLHDAVLTYTKRGRAQGCLVVSAATSTAPENEAVMDWLAEHRRQRTQQIIARLQQAATAGELADGADVQALGDYFATVLHGISTQARDGASRARLLAAVTVAMQVLGEQAHG from the coding sequence ATGGCCGGCCGCCCCCGCGAATTCGACAAAGACCACGCCCTCAAGCAGGCCATGCTGCTGTTCTGGGCGCGTGGCTACGAAGGCACGTCGATGTCGGCGTTGGTGGAGGCACTGGGCATCGCCTCGGCGCGCATCTACGCCGCCTTCGGCAGCAAGGAGCAGTTGTTCCGCGAGGCGGTGGCGCTGTACGAAGCCAGCGACGGGGGCTTCGCCGACCGCGCGCTGCGCGAACAGGCGGTGCGCCCGGCCATCGAACGCATGCTGCACGACGCCGTGCTCACCTACACCAAGCGCGGGCGCGCGCAGGGCTGCCTGGTGGTGTCGGCGGCCACCAGTACCGCACCGGAGAACGAGGCGGTGATGGACTGGCTGGCCGAACACCGCCGCCAGCGTACCCAGCAGATCATCGCGCGGCTGCAGCAGGCTGCCACCGCCGGCGAACTGGCCGATGGCGCGGACGTGCAGGCATTGGGCGACTACTTCGCCACCGTGCTGCACGGCATTTCCACCCAGGCCCGCGACGGCGCCAGTCGTGCCCGCCTGCTGGCCGCGGTGACGGTGGCGATGCAGGTGCTGGGGGAGCAGGCGCATGGCTGA
- a CDS encoding GDSL-type esterase/lipase family protein, protein MLRWTTALSIALATSAAALPAHAQVWVPAWTASPAPDRQDGTPEAPVQFAHQTVRQDMRLASSATALRFRISNELGDAPLTIGGASAQRTGTATPAKLVTFNGRSEVVVPVGAALLSDPVAMTVPALADVSLTVYFPQPTKPAVRRTALRIADGRLAEVGDKVKLAYRQNVVSAVLAERASKPVVVVALGDSITEGATATRGSNGDWPALLATRLQQACPDQVVVVNAGISGNKVMDHGRSHSALARLDRDVIALPNVSKVIVFEGINDIRHDGGTPPTAGRNAEDMVLGYRQIPERLHGNGIGAIAATITPFGGSDRYEPTSAATRTTLNTWMRGGRSGYDALIDFDAILRDPANTENLPEDITRDHLHPNDEGYRRMAAGIDLGLLGCRAR, encoded by the coding sequence ATGCTGCGCTGGACCACTGCACTTTCGATTGCACTTGCCACCAGCGCCGCTGCGCTGCCCGCCCATGCCCAGGTGTGGGTGCCGGCATGGACCGCCTCACCCGCACCGGACCGCCAGGACGGCACCCCGGAGGCACCGGTACAGTTCGCGCACCAGACGGTGCGCCAGGACATGCGGCTGGCCAGTTCGGCCACCGCGCTGCGCTTCCGCATCAGCAATGAACTGGGCGATGCGCCGCTGACCATCGGCGGCGCCTCGGCCCAACGCACCGGCACGGCCACCCCGGCCAAGCTGGTCACCTTCAATGGTCGCAGCGAAGTGGTGGTGCCGGTGGGCGCCGCCCTGCTCAGCGACCCGGTGGCGATGACGGTGCCGGCACTGGCCGATGTATCGCTCACCGTGTACTTCCCGCAGCCCACCAAGCCGGCGGTGCGCCGCACCGCGCTGCGCATTGCCGACGGCCGCCTGGCCGAGGTGGGCGACAAGGTCAAACTGGCCTACCGGCAGAACGTGGTGTCGGCGGTGCTGGCCGAACGCGCCAGCAAGCCTGTAGTGGTGGTCGCCCTGGGCGATTCGATCACCGAAGGCGCCACCGCCACGCGCGGCAGCAACGGCGACTGGCCGGCGCTGCTGGCCACCCGCCTGCAGCAGGCCTGCCCGGACCAGGTGGTGGTGGTGAATGCCGGTATCAGCGGCAACAAGGTAATGGACCACGGCCGCAGCCACAGCGCGCTGGCGCGGCTGGACCGCGACGTGATCGCGCTGCCGAACGTCAGCAAGGTCATCGTGTTCGAAGGCATCAACGACATCCGCCACGACGGCGGCACCCCGCCCACCGCCGGCCGCAATGCCGAGGACATGGTGCTGGGCTACCGGCAGATCCCCGAGCGCCTGCACGGCAACGGCATCGGTGCGATCGCCGCCACCATCACCCCGTTCGGCGGCTCGGACCGCTACGAGCCGACCTCGGCGGCCACCCGCACCACCCTCAACACCTGGATGCGCGGCGGCCGCAGCGGCTATGACGCGCTGATCGACTTCGACGCGATCCTGCGCGACCCGGCCAACACCGAAAACCTGCCCGAGGACATCACCCGCGACCACCTGCATCCCAACGATGAAGGCTACCGGCGCATGGCCGCCGGCATCGACCTGGGCCTGCTGGGGTGCCGGGCACGATGA
- a CDS encoding oligoalginate lyase has product MTRSTPLMLLLAASFSAAALPAVAAAPAATQQPASAGSAPVLVTAAQWQQMRSDGTRYPVFTKEQQRAERLVRGMIKAGIDVPVPKDKGGGYTHEQHKRNYQAIQAAGALYRLTGDKVYANYARDLLLGYAKLYPGLGAHPQGRGQIPGRLFWQTLNDSVWLVSAVQGYDAIRDSLSAADRKTIDDNVFRPMADFLSGTPENFDKIHNHATWAVAAVGMTGYVLRDPTYVDKALKGSKRDGSAGFLKQVDQLFSPDGYYEEGPYYQRYALAPFILFANAIERNEPQQGIFKRRDGVLLKAVDALVQSSYGGYFFPINDAILDKGLDTEELVAGIDIAYARTTDARLLSVAKAQKRVLLSPEGLQVAQALAQDKATPFAFVPTLLRDGPDGTEGALAILRMGGENGQALVMKNTKQGMGHGHFDKLNWLFYDNGQRVVTDYGAARFLNIEAKAGGIYLPENNSWARQTIAHNTLVVNEQSHFGGDWKKGQPLAPTPLLFATSDDTQIASARMDSAYDGVSFTRTQLLLAHPSLGEPVVLDLLRVNGSKAARYDLPLHFNGHIMDVGFKSQSAVTSRPVLGKANGYQHVWVDASSEPSSEARSLTWLLDGRFYTYRFASTAPSRALIGESGANDPSFNLRREPMLLQRVDGQAATTFYGVLEPHGQYDGTAETVRGANSRIDAIAHYRGKDADVLVLDLAGGKRVAVGIADEPDKPGSHEVSGGGQSWRWDGGWKRFDSSTGKDSK; this is encoded by the coding sequence ATGACGCGTTCCACGCCCTTGATGCTGCTGCTGGCCGCGTCCTTCAGCGCCGCAGCACTGCCCGCCGTTGCCGCCGCACCGGCCGCCACCCAGCAACCGGCCAGCGCAGGCAGCGCGCCGGTACTGGTGACCGCCGCGCAGTGGCAGCAGATGCGCAGCGACGGCACCCGCTACCCGGTGTTCACCAAGGAACAGCAGCGCGCCGAACGCCTGGTGCGCGGCATGATCAAGGCCGGCATCGATGTGCCGGTGCCCAAGGACAAGGGCGGCGGTTACACCCACGAGCAGCACAAGCGCAATTACCAGGCCATCCAGGCCGCCGGTGCGCTGTACCGGCTGACCGGCGACAAGGTCTATGCCAATTACGCACGCGACCTGCTGCTGGGCTACGCCAAGCTGTACCCCGGGCTGGGCGCCCACCCGCAGGGGCGCGGCCAGATTCCCGGCCGGCTGTTCTGGCAGACGCTCAACGACTCGGTGTGGCTGGTGAGCGCGGTGCAGGGCTACGACGCGATCCGCGACAGCCTGAGTGCCGCGGACCGAAAGACCATCGACGACAACGTGTTCCGGCCGATGGCCGACTTCCTGAGCGGTACGCCGGAAAACTTCGACAAGATCCACAACCACGCCACCTGGGCGGTGGCGGCGGTGGGCATGACCGGTTACGTGCTGCGCGACCCCACCTATGTGGACAAGGCGTTGAAGGGCAGCAAGCGCGACGGCAGCGCCGGTTTCCTGAAGCAGGTGGACCAGCTGTTCTCGCCTGATGGCTATTACGAGGAAGGCCCCTACTACCAGCGCTATGCACTGGCACCGTTCATCCTGTTCGCCAATGCGATCGAGCGCAACGAGCCGCAGCAGGGCATCTTCAAGCGCCGCGACGGCGTGCTGCTCAAAGCGGTGGATGCCTTGGTGCAGAGCAGCTACGGCGGCTACTTCTTCCCGATCAACGACGCGATCCTGGACAAGGGCCTGGACACCGAAGAGCTGGTGGCCGGCATCGACATCGCCTACGCGCGCACCACCGATGCGCGCCTGTTGTCGGTGGCCAAGGCGCAGAAGCGCGTGCTGCTGTCGCCCGAGGGCCTGCAGGTGGCCCAGGCGCTGGCACAGGACAAGGCCACGCCGTTCGCGTTCGTGCCCACGCTGCTGCGCGATGGCCCGGACGGCACCGAAGGGGCGCTGGCGATCCTGCGCATGGGCGGTGAGAACGGCCAGGCGCTGGTGATGAAGAACACCAAGCAGGGCATGGGCCACGGCCACTTCGACAAGCTCAACTGGCTGTTCTACGACAACGGCCAGCGCGTGGTGACCGACTACGGCGCGGCGCGCTTCCTCAACATCGAGGCCAAGGCCGGCGGCATCTACCTGCCCGAGAACAACAGCTGGGCACGCCAGACCATCGCGCACAACACGCTGGTGGTGAACGAGCAGAGCCACTTCGGCGGCGACTGGAAGAAGGGCCAGCCGCTGGCCCCGACGCCGCTGCTGTTCGCAACCAGCGACGACACCCAGATTGCCTCGGCCCGCATGGACAGCGCCTACGACGGGGTGAGCTTCACCCGCACCCAGCTGCTGCTGGCCCACCCCTCGCTGGGCGAGCCGGTCGTGCTGGACCTGCTGCGCGTCAATGGCAGCAAGGCGGCACGCTACGACCTGCCGCTGCACTTCAACGGCCACATCATGGATGTGGGCTTCAAGAGCCAGTCGGCGGTAACCAGCCGCCCGGTGCTCGGCAAGGCCAACGGCTACCAGCACGTGTGGGTGGATGCCTCCAGCGAGCCCAGCAGTGAGGCGCGCAGCCTGACCTGGCTGCTGGACGGGCGCTTCTATACCTACCGCTTCGCCAGTACCGCGCCGTCGCGGGCGCTGATCGGCGAGAGCGGGGCCAATGACCCGTCGTTCAACCTGCGCCGCGAACCGATGCTGCTGCAGCGTGTGGACGGCCAGGCCGCCACCACCTTCTATGGCGTGCTGGAACCGCACGGCCAGTACGACGGCACGGCCGAGACCGTGCGCGGTGCCAACAGCCGCATCGATGCCATTGCGCATTACCGCGGCAAGGATGCCGACGTGCTGGTGCTGGACCTGGCCGGTGGCAAGCGGGTGGCGGTGGGCATTGCCGATGAACCGGACAAGCCCGGCAGCCATGAAGTGAGTGGCGGTGGGCAGAGCTGGCGCTGGGACGGCGGCTGGAAGCGCTTTGACAGCAGCACCGGCAAGGACAGCAAATGA
- a CDS encoding NUDIX domain-containing protein translates to MAEASVRHQPRVGCGAVIQRADGAVLLVQRGRPPEQGHWGLPGGKVDWMETVEAAVVREVHEETALRVAIQRLLCVVDHFEPALQQHWIAPVYLARTLDDTVAVLQEPEVLLALGWFSPDALPAPLTLSARQGLAQLSAAG, encoded by the coding sequence ATGGCTGAGGCATCTGTCCGCCATCAGCCGCGCGTGGGCTGTGGTGCGGTCATCCAGCGCGCCGATGGCGCGGTGTTGCTGGTCCAGCGCGGGCGCCCGCCCGAGCAGGGTCACTGGGGCCTGCCGGGTGGCAAGGTGGACTGGATGGAAACCGTCGAAGCTGCCGTGGTCCGCGAAGTGCACGAAGAAACCGCGCTGCGCGTGGCCATTCAACGGCTGCTGTGCGTGGTGGACCATTTCGAACCGGCGCTGCAGCAGCACTGGATCGCGCCGGTCTACTTGGCGCGCACCCTGGATGACACCGTTGCCGTGTTGCAGGAACCGGAGGTGCTGCTGGCGCTGGGCTGGTTCAGCCCGGACGCCTTGCCCGCGCCGCTGACCCTGTCCGCGCGCCAGGGCCTGGCACAGCTGTCAGCGGCGGGCTGA
- a CDS encoding sugar kinase, with protein MSGQQFKVAASSGQRWDALALGEVMLRFDPGEGRVRNARQFNVWEGGGEYNVARGLCSTFGHRSGVLTALPRNELGALAQQLIQAGGVDTSQIVWRDYDGIGRNTRMGLNFTERGFGVRAPLGISDRAYSAASQLQPHEYDWDAVFGRDGARWLHTGGIFAALSEHSAQTAITAAQAARRHGVAVSYDLNYRASLWDSHPDPDAARHANCAIAAECDLLVGDEYSFAACLGMDLADLGKRETPMDVGPADAAAQRALQRFPNLQAVAFTLRDASNAARNGWAGALRTRDMLFVSRRREVDLLDRVGGGDAFVAGVVHALLAGKGEQVAVELGAAHGALAMSTPGDTACTSLEEVEAVARGDAAAAKR; from the coding sequence ATGAGCGGCCAGCAGTTCAAGGTGGCGGCCTCCAGCGGCCAGCGCTGGGATGCGCTGGCACTGGGCGAGGTGATGCTGCGCTTCGACCCGGGCGAAGGCCGCGTGCGCAACGCGCGCCAGTTCAACGTGTGGGAAGGCGGCGGCGAGTACAACGTGGCGCGCGGGCTGTGCAGCACCTTCGGCCACCGCAGCGGCGTGCTCACCGCCTTGCCGCGCAACGAGCTGGGCGCGCTTGCCCAGCAGCTGATCCAGGCCGGTGGCGTGGATACCAGCCAGATCGTCTGGCGTGACTACGACGGCATCGGCCGCAACACGCGCATGGGCCTGAACTTCACCGAGCGCGGCTTCGGCGTGCGCGCGCCGCTGGGCATTTCCGACCGCGCCTACTCGGCCGCCTCGCAATTGCAGCCGCACGAATACGACTGGGACGCGGTGTTCGGCCGCGACGGCGCCCGCTGGCTGCATACCGGTGGCATCTTCGCCGCGCTGTCCGAGCACAGCGCGCAGACCGCCATCACCGCCGCGCAGGCCGCGCGCCGCCACGGCGTGGCGGTGTCCTACGACCTGAACTACCGCGCCAGCCTGTGGGACAGCCATCCTGACCCGGACGCGGCGCGTCACGCCAACTGCGCCATCGCCGCCGAGTGCGACCTGCTGGTGGGCGATGAGTATTCCTTCGCGGCCTGCCTGGGCATGGACCTGGCCGACCTGGGCAAGCGCGAAACACCGATGGACGTGGGCCCGGCCGATGCGGCTGCACAGCGGGCGCTGCAGCGCTTTCCGAACCTGCAGGCCGTGGCCTTCACCCTGCGCGACGCCAGCAACGCGGCACGCAACGGTTGGGCGGGCGCACTGCGCACGCGCGACATGCTGTTCGTGTCGCGCCGGCGCGAGGTGGACCTGCTGGACCGGGTGGGCGGCGGCGATGCGTTCGTGGCCGGCGTGGTGCATGCGCTGCTGGCCGGCAAGGGCGAGCAGGTGGCCGTGGAACTGGGCGCGGCACATGGGGCGCTGGCGATGTCCACGCCGGGCGACACCGCGTGCACCAGCCTGGAGGAAGTGGAAGCGGTGGCGCGCGGTGATGCGGCGGCGGCCAAGCGCTGA
- a CDS encoding MFS transporter: MKVTTQARTYVRWLIVALIAIATVINYIDRNALAVMWPQISKDVGATKEDYALLVTVFMLFYAAGQFVFGRLFDIIGTRLGFALSIAVWSISIALHSVTHSILSFSLVRAMLGISEAGAWPGAVKANAEWFPARERALAQGVFNAGASIGAIVSAPLIAVLFLWLGWRGTFILIGAIGFIWLLPWLIIYRAGPDKHPWVSAAERALILDAPTEQPATPKAEYVPSMRQLLGHRQTWGILISRFFLDPIWWLFVSWLPLYLADTFGFDIKQIGIFAWVPYVGAMIGSLGGGWLSGRLIGAGWSVDKARKVVITLGGAIMAPALLGAVLATDPVWAVVTIAFVLFGFQIAIGNIQTLPGDIFSGKSVGSVAGLGGMAAVAGTLITTWLVPAMTHESYAPIFILVAALVPASLLALWLVTGRVEKLDGPAQPR, from the coding sequence ATGAAAGTGACCACGCAGGCCCGTACCTACGTCCGTTGGCTGATCGTGGCGCTCATCGCCATTGCCACGGTGATCAACTACATCGACCGCAACGCGCTGGCAGTGATGTGGCCGCAGATTTCCAAGGATGTGGGCGCCACCAAGGAAGACTACGCACTGCTGGTGACGGTGTTCATGCTGTTCTACGCCGCCGGCCAGTTCGTGTTCGGGCGCCTGTTCGACATCATCGGCACGCGGCTGGGCTTTGCGCTGTCCATTGCGGTGTGGTCGATCTCGATCGCGCTGCACTCGGTCACCCACTCCATCCTGTCCTTCAGCCTGGTCCGCGCGATGCTGGGCATCAGCGAGGCCGGCGCCTGGCCGGGTGCGGTGAAGGCCAACGCTGAGTGGTTCCCCGCGCGCGAGAGGGCCTTGGCGCAGGGCGTGTTCAACGCGGGCGCGTCGATCGGCGCGATCGTGTCGGCGCCACTGATCGCAGTGCTGTTCCTGTGGCTGGGCTGGCGCGGCACGTTCATCCTGATCGGTGCGATCGGCTTCATCTGGTTGCTGCCGTGGCTGATCATCTACCGCGCCGGCCCGGACAAGCACCCGTGGGTGAGCGCGGCCGAACGCGCGTTGATCCTGGATGCACCGACCGAACAGCCGGCCACGCCCAAGGCCGAGTACGTGCCGAGCATGCGCCAGCTGCTGGGCCATCGGCAGACCTGGGGCATCCTGATTTCGCGGTTCTTCCTGGACCCGATCTGGTGGCTGTTCGTGTCCTGGCTGCCGCTCTACCTGGCCGACACCTTCGGCTTTGACATCAAGCAGATCGGCATCTTCGCCTGGGTGCCCTACGTGGGCGCGATGATCGGCAGCCTGGGCGGCGGCTGGTTGTCCGGCCGCCTGATCGGCGCCGGCTGGAGCGTGGACAAGGCCCGCAAGGTGGTCATCACCCTGGGCGGCGCGATCATGGCCCCGGCGTTGCTGGGCGCAGTGCTGGCCACCGACCCGGTGTGGGCGGTGGTGACCATCGCCTTCGTGCTGTTCGGCTTCCAGATCGCCATCGGCAACATCCAGACCCTGCCCGGCGACATCTTCAGCGGCAAGTCGGTCGGCTCGGTCGCCGGCCTGGGCGGCATGGCCGCCGTGGCCGGCACGCTGATCACCACCTGGCTGGTGCCGGCGATGACCCACGAGTCCTACGCACCCATTTTCATCCTGGTGGCCGCGCTGGTGCCGGCCTCGCTGCTGGCGCTGTGGCTGGTGACCGGCCGCGTCGAAAAACTCGACGGCCCGGCCCAGCCGCGCTGA
- a CDS encoding SDR family NAD(P)-dependent oxidoreductase, producing the protein MTQFNNKVAIVTGGGRDIGREISIKLAAAGAKVCINYANDEASAQDTLKQIKAAGGTAIVHRADVTDAKAVAGMVAATQAAFGERIDVLVNVAGGMVQRRPLAEIDEAFFHKVMDLNMSSVYLTTHAVVPHMAEGGAIVNFASQAGRDGGGPGAAIYATAKAAVMTFTRAMAKELGPRGIRVNALCCGMIATRFHDEFTKPEVRTAVAGNTPLRRQGRPQEAADTAVYLASDAAGFITGANVDVNGGTYFS; encoded by the coding sequence ATGACCCAATTCAACAACAAGGTGGCCATCGTCACCGGTGGCGGCCGTGACATCGGTCGCGAGATCTCGATCAAGCTGGCGGCCGCCGGTGCCAAGGTGTGCATCAACTACGCCAACGACGAAGCCAGCGCGCAGGACACGCTGAAGCAGATCAAGGCCGCCGGTGGCACCGCCATCGTGCACCGCGCCGACGTGACCGATGCCAAGGCGGTGGCCGGCATGGTGGCCGCCACCCAGGCCGCATTCGGTGAGCGCATCGACGTGCTGGTAAACGTGGCCGGCGGCATGGTGCAGCGCCGCCCGCTGGCCGAGATCGACGAAGCGTTCTTCCACAAGGTGATGGACCTCAACATGAGCTCGGTCTACCTGACCACCCACGCGGTGGTGCCGCACATGGCCGAGGGTGGCGCGATCGTCAACTTCGCGTCGCAGGCTGGCCGTGATGGCGGTGGCCCAGGCGCGGCGATCTATGCCACCGCCAAGGCCGCGGTGATGACCTTCACCCGCGCCATGGCCAAGGAACTGGGCCCGCGTGGGATCCGCGTCAACGCGCTGTGCTGCGGCATGATCGCCACCCGCTTCCACGATGAATTCACCAAGCCGGAAGTGCGCACCGCCGTGGCCGGCAACACGCCGCTGCGCCGCCAGGGCCGCCCGCAGGAAGCCGCCGACACCGCCGTGTACCTGGCCTCCGATGCCGCCGGTTTCATCACCGGTGCCAACGTGGACGTCAACGGCGGCACCTACTTCTCTTGA
- a CDS encoding polysaccharide lyase 6 family protein, giving the protein MTLHHSHAPWALRPLTAALATGLLLGALPAFAANHLVHDAAAYAQVAKNLQPGDTVILADGVWRDTDLLLRGTGTIGQPIKLTAQTPGKVILSGQSQLRLAGSYLEVSNLVFRDGWAPGSEVVSFRASSKEWATHSRVTGVVIDGYNKPDRQQSDNWVGMYGQHNRFDHNQLVGKTNAGTTLVVVRNATSGLDNRHRIDHNWFGPRPNLGSNGGETIRVGTSTDSQSNANTVVENNWFEHCDGEVEIVSNKSGGNLYRGNVFFESRGSMVLRHGHGNVVERNVFLGNNKAHTGGVRVINRHQIVRDNYFENIAGDNFAAALAVMAGTRDAPLNRYEQVDDAVIERNSFINVRQLFLGAGLDDERNAMPVNSRMAGNLFIGDGKNALLRSQGDLGGIAFSGNVQSPTVSPGFPAGVSARQVTLQRAANGLQYPVETVAAGAPRDLAPIARDQVGVAWYPKELSTVALDSGSVRKVAPGEDTLTRAIAASAPGDRLQLQRGQYRVDQVLGVDHPLSVIGPARGQARLQFTRPSLFEIRAGGALKLSRLEIDGALAPDAAGNAVVRIAPGSQAFNYTLHIEDSRIHGLTANKAFDVINAGKGSLAARITLRNTTVDDISGSVIAAAAETDDLGTYNAEQVEIVDSHFTRIGGPLLSLYRGGTDESTFGPSLLLQGNHLQQVGVADDTSLRLQGVQQATLVDNQFAHSGRVRFSHRVGEPHLRVRNNVLTATAAMQSDTPAETLP; this is encoded by the coding sequence GTGACTTTGCACCATTCGCATGCGCCGTGGGCGCTGCGCCCGCTAACTGCGGCATTGGCCACGGGCCTGTTGTTGGGCGCCCTGCCCGCCTTCGCCGCCAATCACCTGGTCCACGACGCTGCCGCCTATGCGCAGGTGGCCAAGAACCTGCAACCCGGCGATACGGTGATCCTGGCCGACGGTGTGTGGCGCGATACCGACCTGCTTCTGCGCGGCACCGGCACAATTGGTCAACCAATTAAGTTGACGGCGCAGACCCCCGGCAAGGTGATTCTCAGCGGCCAGTCGCAACTGCGGCTGGCTGGCAGCTACCTGGAAGTGTCCAACCTGGTGTTCCGCGATGGCTGGGCGCCGGGCAGCGAAGTGGTGTCCTTCCGCGCCTCGTCCAAGGAATGGGCCACCCACAGCCGGGTGACCGGGGTGGTGATCGACGGCTACAACAAGCCGGACCGCCAGCAGTCGGACAACTGGGTGGGCATGTACGGCCAGCACAACCGCTTCGACCACAACCAGCTGGTGGGCAAGACCAACGCCGGCACCACCCTGGTGGTGGTGCGCAACGCCACCAGCGGGTTGGACAACCGCCACCGCATCGACCACAACTGGTTCGGCCCGCGCCCCAACCTGGGTAGCAACGGCGGCGAGACCATCCGCGTGGGTACCAGCACCGACTCGCAGTCCAACGCGAATACGGTGGTGGAGAACAACTGGTTCGAACACTGCGACGGTGAAGTGGAGATCGTGTCCAACAAGTCCGGCGGCAACCTGTACCGCGGCAACGTGTTCTTTGAATCGCGCGGGTCGATGGTGTTGCGCCATGGCCACGGCAACGTGGTGGAGCGCAATGTGTTCCTGGGCAACAACAAGGCCCACACCGGCGGCGTGCGGGTGATCAACCGCCACCAGATCGTGCGCGACAATTATTTCGAGAACATCGCCGGCGACAACTTCGCCGCCGCGCTGGCGGTGATGGCCGGCACGCGCGACGCGCCACTGAACCGCTATGAGCAGGTGGACGACGCGGTGATCGAGCGCAACAGCTTCATCAACGTGCGCCAGCTGTTCCTGGGCGCGGGGCTGGACGATGAGCGCAATGCCATGCCGGTGAACAGCCGCATGGCGGGCAACCTGTTCATCGGTGATGGCAAGAACGCACTGCTGCGCAGCCAGGGCGATCTGGGCGGCATTGCCTTCAGCGGCAACGTGCAGAGCCCCACCGTGTCGCCCGGCTTCCCGGCCGGCGTAAGCGCGCGCCAGGTCACCCTGCAGCGCGCGGCCAACGGCCTGCAGTACCCGGTGGAAACGGTGGCCGCAGGCGCCCCGCGCGACCTGGCACCGATCGCCCGCGACCAGGTGGGCGTGGCGTGGTACCCGAAGGAACTGAGCACGGTGGCGCTGGACAGCGGCAGCGTGCGCAAGGTGGCCCCGGGCGAGGACACCCTCACCCGCGCCATTGCAGCCAGCGCCCCGGGCGACCGCCTGCAGCTGCAGCGCGGCCAATACCGGGTGGACCAGGTGCTGGGCGTCGACCACCCGCTGAGCGTGATCGGGCCGGCGCGTGGCCAGGCCCGCCTGCAGTTCACCCGCCCCAGCCTGTTCGAGATCCGCGCGGGCGGTGCGTTGAAGCTGTCGCGGCTGGAGATTGACGGCGCCCTGGCGCCGGATGCCGCCGGCAACGCGGTGGTGCGCATCGCCCCGGGCAGCCAGGCGTTCAACTACACCCTCCACATTGAGGACAGCCGTATCCACGGGCTGACCGCCAACAAGGCCTTCGACGTGATCAACGCCGGCAAGGGCAGCCTGGCCGCGCGCATCACGCTGCGCAACACCACGGTGGACGACATCAGCGGCAGCGTGATTGCCGCCGCCGCCGAGACCGACGACCTGGGCACCTACAACGCCGAGCAGGTGGAGATTGTGGATTCGCACTTCACCCGCATCGGCGGGCCGCTGCTGAGCCTGTACCGCGGCGGCACCGACGAGAGCACCTTCGGGCCGTCGCTGCTGTTGCAGGGCAACCACCTGCAGCAGGTGGGCGTGGCCGATGACACCAGCCTGCGCCTGCAGGGCGTGCAGCAGGCCACGCTGGTGGACAACCAGTTCGCGCACAGCGGCCGCGTGCGCTTCAGCCACCGCGTGGGCGAGCCCCACCTGCGCGTGCGCAACAACGTGCTTACCGCCACGGCGGCAATGCAGTCTGATACTCCAGCCGAGACCCTGCCATGA